The Streptococcus downei MFe28 DNA window GCTTGGGCATTTTTATCAAGTAAGAAAGCCTTGACTGCCTTTTCCAAGAGGGGGCGACGAACATCAAAGAGATGACCGTAATTAACACTAGCTGGGTTATCCCCAAAGTCAACCGCTTCAAGGTCTGCTGCCTTCAGCCAACCATCTTCTACCAAGAGATCCAAATCAATTAAATTTGTATTTCCTGCCACGGCCGAGAATGATTGGTAAGGTGAATCGCCATAGCTGGTCGTTGTTAGAGGCAGAATCTGCCAATAGGTCTGCTTGGTCTCGACCAAGAAATCCACAAAATCGAAGGCTGCCTGGCCAAAGGAGCCAATACCTCTGTCACCAGCCAAGGATGTGATGTGCATCAAGACACCACTCTTACGTTTTCCCATATAATGTCCTCCATTATTCTGAGCCAGCCTCCCAAGGCCAGGCTCAGTGAGTTTGCTTATCATTTTTACAGCCTTAATTATAGTGGAAACGATTTCCTTTGTCAATAGTTTTACGTAATTCTTTTTGGTTTTTTTATGAATGATACGTATAAAACTGGCTTAAAGTAAGAATTTATGGTAGAATTATCCTATAAAACTAAAGGAAAATACGATATGATGAGCAAGTATAAGCAGGTCTACGAGGACATCAAAAAGCAAATTGAGGAAGGCAAACTCCAAGCCAACCAAGAGTTGCCAACTGAAAATGAACTGATGGAGGTCTATGGTTACTCCAAGGATACCATCCGCAAGGCCCTCTCGCTTCTGGAGTTGGACGGCTATATCCAAAAGATGCGGGGGCGCAATTCTATTGTCATGGAGCATGGACGCACCAAAAATAACTACCTTTCCGAGATCAAGACTTCCAATGAGCTCAATCGAGATGAACACTTGGACATCAAGACCCAGCTTGACAATCTCTATATCATCCAGGGTGAGCAAGAAATTATGGACATTTTCAAGGTGGATGATAGTGTTGACTTCTACCGGGTTGGCCGCAGTCGGGTCATTGGTGGCGAGCGCATCGAATTCGAGCTCTCCTACTTTGATCGTCGAGTGGTACCCTACCTCAATAAGGAAATCGCTGAAAACTCTATCTATCAGTATCTAGAAAATCAATTGGGCTTGAAGATTACCCATTCCCGCCGTGAAATTTCCTTCCGCTATGCCACCCAGGAGGAAAAGGACAATATGGATTTGGGTAATTTCAATATGGTGGCTGTCGTCACTAGCCTAACCTACCTCTCCAATGGTCAACTCTTCCAATATGGCACCATCAGCTACCGCCCTGACAAGTTCACCTTTGTCACCATGGCTAAGCGGTAAGGAGAAAAGAAACTTGCGATAACTAAAAAATCCCCAGCTTCAAGGTGAGGATTTTTTGTGTACAGAACTAAAGAGACTGGACGGCGGTCAGGGCCTGTTCAAGACCCTCTAGACTATCCTGGCCTGTGCGCATATTATAGTAGCGACCGTCTTTTTCCAAAATCAGTGTTGGAAAGGATTGGACACCCAAGGCACGAGCCTTGATGAAATCTGGATGGTTGCTGGCATTAGTCTGGGCATGGACCAAGGCCTGGCTCAGTTGTTCCCCATCGTGTCCGTATTGGTTGACTAACTCGCGGTAAAGTTCAGGATTCCCTAGGTCTCTACCGTCCAGATAGAAGGCCTTCTGCAAGTCCTGAGCCAGAGGTAGCCACTTATCTTGAGGAAGTTGGTCTCGCAGGAGGGCATAGCCCAAGGCCGAATCCAGGGAACGGGGAACAAAGCTTCCCTCTTCCAAGAGTTTTTGGTAGGCCGGGCCAAATTCCACACCGTAAAGCTGGCTAATTTGCTGGTTGGCCTGATTCATTCCAGGAAAGGCAGCTAGGGGAGCTCCTTGATTAAAGAGACCGCCTGAAATGACTTCCAATTCTAATTCTGGATGCTTTTTAACAAAGGGGACCAGGAGACTGTCAAAACCATAACACCAGCACAGTAGGCATCCCAGATGTAGATTAATTTCATGATTTTCCTTTCAAGGGGCACTGCCCTCTCACTTCCTAAACAATTATTTACGAATGAGGCTGATGCGCTCTTGCATATGGTCCCCAGATTCCAAGACATCTACTAGAGCCCTGGCATAATCAGCATAGCTGATGACACTTTCATTTTGGTCATTGACAAAGAATTCTTCTCCACCAAGAAGATAGGCACCTGTCGCTGGAGCATCCGCTTGGAAATCAGCAGCCGGACTAATGAAGGTCCAGTTGACATCACTACGCTTGCGCAATTCGGCTAATTCATCTGCCTGAGCCTTAGCCAAAGGTCGGAAGGCTTCTGGAAAATCAGGGGTTTGCCAGAGTTGTAAGTCGTGGTCTGGTGTCATATAGAGGCTACCTGCCCCACCAACAATGATCAAACGGGTCTGACTGCCAGACAAAAGGTCTGCCAGGTGTTGGGAAGTCTTGGTATGAAGTGAGAGGGTTTCTGGGGTGAAAGCACCGAAACCATCGACCACAGCATCAAATCCAGCTAGGTCTTCCTTGGTCATGGCCATAATATCCTTTTGAATAAAGTTTTCTGCTTTGGAACGGTTTTGACTGCGGGAAAAGCCCACAATTTCGTGGCCACGCTTAAGGGCTTCTTCAATCACTAATTGGGAAACCTTCCCGTTTGCTGCGACAACTGCAATTTTCATATGATCCTCCTTGTCAGCTTGGAGATTATCTCCGCTGAACGTGTTACTATTTCTCTTACAGTTGTCATTTTAAAAGTTTTAGGTAGGACTGTCAATTTTTTTGTCTTAGCAGTAAGTGTCCATAAAATTAAGCACAGAAAAAAGCCCTTAGAAATCACGTCTAAGGACCTTCTTTAATTTTAAATATTAGCCCAAACGCTATCGAGGATATTGGTTTGGTCGCGGTCTGGTCCGACCGAGAAGGTTGAGATGCGGACACCAACTAGCTCACCAACTCGGCGAACATAATTGCGGGCAGCCTCTGGCAGTTCATCCAAGCTACGACAACCGGTGATGTCTTCTTGCCAGCCTGGCAGCTCTTCATAGATTGGCTTGCAGCGCTTGAGCTGTTCCAAGCTAGCTGGATAGTGGTCAATGCGTTTGCCATCTAAATCATAGGCGACACAAATTTTAATGGTTGGCAGGCCTGAGAGAACATCAATAGAATTGAGGGAGAGATTGGTAATCCCTGAAACCCGACGGCTGTGGCGCATGACTACCGAGTCAAACCAACCGACACGGCGGGGACGACCCGTTGTCGTTCCATACTCATGACCAACTTCACGGATACGATCCCCCGTCTCATCATTGAGTTCCGTTGGGAATGGTCCATCGCCAACCCGACTGGTATAGGCCTTGCAGACCCCGACAACCTTATTAATCTTACTTGGGCCGACGCCAGAACCGATTGTTACCCCACCAGCAACTGGATTGGAGGAGGTTACAAAAGGATAGGTTCCTTGGTCAATGTCCAACATAACCCCTTGGGCCCCTTCAAAGAGGACCCGCTTGCCGGCATCCAGAGCATCATTAAGGATGACCGAGGTATCGGTCACATAATCCTTGATGGCTTGGCCGTACTGATAGTATTCCTCAAAAATATCATCGAAGCTTAGGGGCTGACATTCGTACATCTTTTCAAAAAGGCGATTCTTTTCAGCCAGATTGGCCCTCAGGCGTTGGGCAAAGATGTCCTTGTCCAAGAGGTCAGCAATCCGAATGCCAACACGGGCCGCCTTGTCCATATAGGCAGGGCCGATACCCTTATTGGTCGTACCGATTTTATTGTCGCCCTTGGCTGCTTCTTGAAGCTGGTCCAATTTAATATGATAGGGGAGAATGACATGAGCCCGATCAGAAATTCGCAGGCTGTCGGTGGCCACGCCTTCCTTGTGCAGATAATCCAGCTCAGTCACCAAGGACTTAGGATTGATGACAACGCCATTACCAATCACAGAAATTTTCTCTGGGAAAAAGATACCTGAAGGAATCAGGTGGAGCTTGAACTTCTTACCATCAATAACGATGGTATGGCCAGCATTGTCACCACCCTGATAACGGGCAATCACTTCAGCATCTTGGCTCAAAAAGTCTGTAATTTTACCTTTACCTTCGTCTCCCCACTGGGTTCCAACGACTACTACTGATGTCATATCATTACTTTGGAAGGGCTGAAATAGCGCCCTTCCACCTTTCTAGAAAATAGACGATAGGACTCTCACCTATCAGCTTTCTACAACATCTTATTATAGGAAATTTCTGACTTTTTTTCAAGATTTGACCAATAAAATCGGCTAAAGATGAAGGAATGGTTTTATTCTGCTTCATTTTATAGGTAAATTCCGAACGTTTTTAAAATTCTAGTATTTTCTCTTTTATCATAAGGAAAAATTATGACCAATTTATAGCCAAAGTTTGAAAGTCAAGGTTTTTCGTTGTATAGTGGAGATAAGATTGACTTTTTTTCTGATAAGTCACTGCAAGTAAAGGAGATTTTATGACCGTCGACCAGCTCTTACAAGATAGCCCCACCAGCCTGCCAATTCTTCAGGGGACTTTTGGTCTCGAACACGAAAGTTTGCGGATTGATCGCCAGACTAACCGTTTATCCCAAAAACCCCATCCCGAAAAACTGGGCTCCCGCAATTTCCATCCTTATATCCAGACCGACTACAGCGAGCCTCAGATTGAACTGATTACGCCTATTGCTAGTTCAACCAAAGAAGCCCGACGTTTTCTAACTGGGATTGCCGATGTTGCCGGTCGTAGCTTAAACAAGGAGGACTACCTTTGGCCCCTGTCCATGCCACCCCAGGTCTCAGAAGAAGAGATTGTCATTGCCCAACTGGAGGACGACTTCGAGCGTCGCTATCGTCAGCATCTGGCTAAGGTCTATGGCAAGCGCCTGCAGACCATCTCAGGCATCCATTATAATTTTGGTCTGGGAGAGGAGCTACTGACCCAGCTCTTCCAGCAAAGTGACTATGAAGACTTAGCTGCCTTTAAAAATGACCTCTATCTTAAGTTAGCCCAAAACTTTATCAAATACCGCTGGCTTCTAACCTACCTCTACGGGGCTACTCCTCTTGCTGAAAAAGGATTTTTTGACCAAGAATTGGACGGTCCCCTTCGCTCTATTCGCAACAGCTCTCTAGGCTATGTCAATCATGATTCTGTCAAAGTGTCCTACAGCAGCTTGGAGCAGTACATCACCGATATTGAGGCCTGTGTGGCCGATGGTCGTCTCATTGCCGAAAAAGAATTCTACTCCCCAGTTCGCCTGCGGGGAGCTAAACGGAGTCGGGATTATCTTAGCCAAGGCATCACCTACTTAGAATTTCGTTGCTTTGACATTGACCCCTTTGACCAACAGGGCATCGCCCAGGAGACCTTGGACACGGTTCACCTTCTGGCCCTTGCTCTGCTCTGGTTGGATGATCCC harbors:
- a CDS encoding NAD(P)-dependent oxidoreductase → MKIAVVAANGKVSQLVIEEALKRGHEIVGFSRSQNRSKAENFIQKDIMAMTKEDLAGFDAVVDGFGAFTPETLSLHTKTSQHLADLLSGSQTRLIIVGGAGSLYMTPDHDLQLWQTPDFPEAFRPLAKAQADELAELRKRSDVNWTFISPAADFQADAPATGAYLLGGEEFFVNDQNESVISYADYARALVDVLESGDHMQERISLIRK
- a CDS encoding UTRA domain-containing protein, which codes for MMSKYKQVYEDIKKQIEEGKLQANQELPTENELMEVYGYSKDTIRKALSLLELDGYIQKMRGRNSIVMEHGRTKNNYLSEIKTSNELNRDEHLDIKTQLDNLYIIQGEQEIMDIFKVDDSVDFYRVGRSRVIGGERIEFELSYFDRRVVPYLNKEIAENSIYQYLENQLGLKITHSRREISFRYATQEEKDNMDLGNFNMVAVVTSLTYLSNGQLFQYGTISYRPDKFTFVTMAKR
- a CDS encoding adenylosuccinate synthase, producing the protein MTSVVVVGTQWGDEGKGKITDFLSQDAEVIARYQGGDNAGHTIVIDGKKFKLHLIPSGIFFPEKISVIGNGVVINPKSLVTELDYLHKEGVATDSLRISDRAHVILPYHIKLDQLQEAAKGDNKIGTTNKGIGPAYMDKAARVGIRIADLLDKDIFAQRLRANLAEKNRLFEKMYECQPLSFDDIFEEYYQYGQAIKDYVTDTSVILNDALDAGKRVLFEGAQGVMLDIDQGTYPFVTSSNPVAGGVTIGSGVGPSKINKVVGVCKAYTSRVGDGPFPTELNDETGDRIREVGHEYGTTTGRPRRVGWFDSVVMRHSRRVSGITNLSLNSIDVLSGLPTIKICVAYDLDGKRIDHYPASLEQLKRCKPIYEELPGWQEDITGCRSLDELPEAARNYVRRVGELVGVRISTFSVGPDRDQTNILDSVWANI